In Aureibaculum algae, the following are encoded in one genomic region:
- a CDS encoding glycoside hydrolase family 26 protein, whose protein sequence is MVSFYSCTTTQKQKEKKPLLVDDKASESCLNLYQKLNEISKKGFAIGHQDATSYGISWTQNDDSLIIKSDVNEVVQDFPAVYGFDLGRIELASDRNLDSVSFVTMRKLMVDAHKKGGIITISWHADNPTSDGDSWDKTPAVAHIIKGGKNRAKYELWVERMANFIKSLQYDNQPIPLVFRPFHEMNGAWFWWGDPNCTAAEYKQLWQETVQLLRDTHNVHNLLYAYSPNKLNPSDDYLKYYPGDDYVDILGIDIYDFKNAKEYTEAVVKDLELVKNIAKEKNKLYAFTETGLETISTENWYSEVLYPSIENSGIAWVLFWRNGRLDHHYMPYKGHSSESDFKNFEKLSKTLFLKDINVIKK, encoded by the coding sequence ATGGTATCTTTTTATTCATGTACAACTACTCAAAAACAAAAAGAAAAAAAGCCTTTGCTAGTTGACGACAAAGCATCGGAAAGTTGTTTGAATCTTTATCAAAAATTAAATGAAATTTCAAAAAAAGGTTTTGCTATTGGGCATCAAGACGCAACATCTTATGGCATTAGTTGGACGCAAAATGATGACAGTTTAATTATAAAAAGCGATGTAAATGAAGTGGTACAAGACTTCCCTGCTGTATATGGTTTTGATTTAGGACGTATTGAATTGGCTTCTGATAGAAATTTAGATAGCGTTTCGTTTGTTACGATGAGAAAACTTATGGTTGATGCTCATAAAAAGGGCGGTATTATAACCATTAGCTGGCATGCAGATAACCCAACATCCGATGGAGATTCTTGGGATAAAACACCTGCTGTTGCTCACATTATTAAAGGTGGTAAAAATAGAGCTAAATATGAGCTTTGGGTAGAAAGAATGGCGAATTTTATAAAGTCATTGCAATATGATAATCAACCCATACCTTTGGTATTTAGGCCTTTTCATGAAATGAATGGGGCTTGGTTTTGGTGGGGAGATCCAAACTGTACAGCAGCCGAGTACAAACAATTGTGGCAAGAAACAGTACAGTTGCTAAGAGATACTCATAACGTGCACAATTTGTTATATGCTTATTCACCAAATAAATTAAATCCGTCCGATGATTATTTGAAATACTATCCTGGAGACGATTACGTAGATATTTTGGGTATTGATATTTATGATTTTAAAAATGCAAAAGAGTATACCGAAGCAGTAGTTAAAGATTTAGAACTCGTAAAAAATATTGCCAAAGAAAAGAACAAGCTTTATGCTTTTACGGAAACAGGATTGGAAACAATTTCTACTGAAAATTGGTATTCAGAAGTTTTATATCCTAGTATAGAGAACTCAGGGATTGCATGGGTTTTGTTCTGGAGAAACGGAAGACTTGATCATCATTATATGCCTTATAAAGGACATTCTAGTGAAAGTGATTTTAAAAATTTCGAAAAGCTATCGAAAACATTGTTTTTAAAAGATATTAATGTGATAAAAAAATAA
- a CDS encoding RagB/SusD family nutrient uptake outer membrane protein: MNNKIFFNLYKLFSVALLIVALGSCSEDFTNRPPEDTISLDAYYNSNEQVASATNGMYSRTWFQLCNKFFWALEVGSGNMYSGSPDVSGLRTFSMNGSDPELTNGWASLWANIAQANAIINFLESRVGAEVDQAVIDNTLGEAYFMRATAYFYLVRLWGPVPIIENNLDYSDDPYINTNPEADIYKLIVSDYLAAINRLQEKTRGGNYGENARISKGSAKALLAKVYLYQKDYANAKIMAEDVINSGEFKLLGGSELPSKSFADLFTYANNNNEESIFAIQWKGDGNYGSANNCNTQFGISSSTVSTSNASYGGVFGPSQDVMTMYAANDVRGHETVMLPGDVYPDLNTSIGLGFTVPDENNAQNSGGGIKKYCIGVQSDATGPVDAWAMMDNNTYIMRYAELLLIHAEGILAGGSSTSDATALNSFNAVRNRAGLSSLTSITFDDIFNERRKELCFEGDYWFDLGRLDKTDAIAIMSAQNRGNKDNAEYFTPTFSSDHNANDFFMDYPDNDVAKNPKLLEEPVPYTFN; encoded by the coding sequence ATGAATAATAAAATATTTTTTAATTTGTATAAATTATTTAGTGTAGCACTACTAATTGTAGCCCTTGGATCTTGTTCTGAAGATTTTACAAATAGGCCACCAGAGGATACCATAAGTTTAGATGCTTATTATAATAGTAATGAGCAAGTAGCTTCGGCAACCAATGGAATGTATAGCAGAACTTGGTTTCAATTATGCAACAAGTTCTTTTGGGCACTAGAAGTTGGTTCTGGAAACATGTATTCTGGTTCTCCAGATGTTAGTGGATTAAGAACTTTTTCAATGAACGGGAGTGATCCAGAATTAACAAATGGGTGGGCGTCCTTATGGGCAAACATTGCTCAAGCTAATGCCATAATTAATTTCTTAGAATCTAGGGTTGGTGCAGAAGTAGATCAAGCGGTAATAGATAATACCTTAGGAGAAGCTTATTTTATGAGAGCTACGGCTTATTTTTATTTAGTTCGTTTATGGGGCCCAGTTCCAATTATTGAGAACAATTTAGATTATTCTGATGACCCCTATATTAATACAAACCCTGAAGCTGATATCTATAAATTGATTGTAAGTGATTATTTAGCAGCAATAAATAGGTTACAAGAAAAGACAAGAGGAGGTAATTATGGAGAAAATGCCCGGATTTCAAAAGGTTCCGCAAAAGCATTGCTTGCAAAAGTTTATTTATATCAAAAGGATTATGCTAATGCCAAAATCATGGCGGAAGATGTAATTAATAGTGGTGAATTTAAATTATTAGGCGGTAGTGAATTACCATCAAAATCATTTGCAGATTTGTTTACGTATGCAAATAACAATAATGAAGAATCAATTTTTGCCATTCAATGGAAAGGAGACGGAAACTACGGATCAGCAAATAACTGTAACACTCAATTTGGTATTAGCTCATCGACAGTTTCCACTTCTAATGCTTCATACGGAGGCGTTTTTGGCCCATCTCAAGATGTAATGACAATGTATGCAGCCAACGATGTAAGAGGACATGAAACTGTAATGCTACCAGGCGATGTTTATCCTGATTTAAATACATCTATTGGTTTAGGTTTTACAGTACCAGACGAAAATAATGCTCAAAATTCTGGAGGAGGAATTAAAAAGTACTGTATTGGTGTACAATCTGATGCTACAGGCCCTGTTGATGCTTGGGCAATGATGGATAACAACACCTATATTATGCGATATGCAGAGCTCCTATTAATCCATGCAGAGGGTATTTTGGCAGGTGGTTCAAGTACTTCTGATGCTACCGCGTTGAATTCATTTAATGCCGTTAGAAATAGAGCTGGGTTATCAAGCTTAACTTCCATTACTTTTGATGATATTTTCAATGAAAGAAGAAAGGAATTATGTTTTGAAGGTGATTATTGGTTCGACCTTGGCAGATTAGATAAAACAGATGCTATCGCTATTATGTCTGCACAAAACAGAGGAAACAAGGATAACGCAGAATATTTCACTCCTACATTTTCTTCCGATCATAATGCCAACGACTTTTTTATGGATTATCCTGATAACGATGTGGCAAAAAACCCTAAGTTATTAGAAGAACCAGTACCATATACTTTTAATTAA
- a CDS encoding sodium:solute symporter family protein — protein MKLLNTVDIVIILLYLLTIVIIGLVLKKRAQRSKDDYLLGGKSIPWYLLGLSNASGMFDISGTIWLVTLMFVYGIKSAWIPWLWPVFNQVFLMVYLSKWLRRSNATTGAEWIGTRFGFAKGAKLSHVIVVVFALIMCLGYLAYGFIGLGKFIEIFIPWEMVSNYVPFDVTPEYVPHFYGTIFTFFAVFYSLLGGMSGIVWADVVQFGIMTVAALVIGYLGFQAVGSNKLNVPDGWMSPFFGWELNMDWTHIIPEVNNKIKEDGFGLFTIFFMMMVFKGLLVSIAGPAPNYDMQKILSTKSAAEASKMSGFVSVILMPIRYLMIAGFAALALIYYEKLDLLNSAGEIDFELILPTAIQQFVPVGLLGLLLAGLIAAFMSTFAGTLNAAQAYLVNDIYLKYKKPDASPKEIRNMNYITGVIVVIVSIILGLFAKDVNSVLQWIVSVLYGSYVGANILKWHWWRFNGEGFFWGMVAGLVSAAVIPELFPDVLGLYLFPWLLLASLIGSVIGTYSAPPTDEAVLKKFYKNVKPWGFWKPIHDKLLIEDPNFKKNESFGMDMFNVLIGITAQTTLVILPMYIIFRQQTPIYISLVVLVICLVLLKKFWWNKLEEKID, from the coding sequence ATGAAATTACTCAACACAGTAGATATTGTAATTATTTTATTGTATTTGCTTACTATAGTTATAATTGGACTTGTTCTTAAAAAAAGAGCACAACGAAGTAAAGATGATTATTTACTAGGTGGTAAGTCCATTCCATGGTATTTGTTGGGGCTTTCTAATGCCTCAGGAATGTTTGATATTTCTGGCACAATTTGGCTTGTAACTTTAATGTTTGTCTATGGAATTAAAAGTGCATGGATACCGTGGTTATGGCCTGTTTTTAATCAAGTTTTCTTGATGGTATATTTGTCTAAATGGTTAAGGCGTTCAAATGCAACCACAGGTGCTGAATGGATAGGTACACGTTTTGGGTTTGCAAAAGGAGCAAAACTGTCACATGTTATTGTGGTCGTTTTTGCATTGATAATGTGCTTGGGCTATTTAGCTTATGGATTTATAGGTTTAGGTAAGTTTATTGAAATTTTTATACCTTGGGAAATGGTAAGTAATTATGTTCCCTTTGATGTAACGCCAGAGTATGTGCCACATTTTTATGGTACTATTTTTACCTTTTTTGCCGTATTTTATTCGTTGTTAGGTGGTATGTCTGGAATTGTATGGGCAGATGTTGTTCAATTTGGAATTATGACTGTGGCCGCTCTAGTTATTGGTTATTTAGGTTTTCAAGCCGTGGGTAGTAACAAGTTGAACGTGCCTGATGGTTGGATGAGTCCGTTTTTTGGATGGGAATTGAATATGGATTGGACGCATATAATACCTGAAGTAAATAATAAAATTAAAGAAGACGGATTTGGATTATTTACAATTTTCTTTATGATGATGGTTTTTAAAGGATTGTTGGTGAGTATAGCAGGGCCGGCTCCAAATTACGATATGCAGAAAATATTGTCTACAAAATCAGCAGCCGAAGCTTCTAAAATGAGTGGATTTGTATCTGTAATTCTAATGCCAATTCGGTATTTAATGATTGCAGGTTTTGCAGCCTTGGCTTTAATTTATTATGAAAAATTAGATTTATTAAATTCTGCAGGAGAAATTGATTTTGAATTGATTTTACCAACGGCTATTCAGCAGTTTGTTCCAGTAGGTTTATTGGGGCTTTTATTAGCGGGATTAATTGCTGCATTTATGTCAACATTTGCAGGCACTTTAAATGCTGCACAAGCATATTTAGTGAATGATATTTACTTAAAATACAAAAAGCCAGATGCAAGTCCTAAAGAGATACGAAACATGAACTATATCACTGGGGTAATCGTAGTTATAGTTAGTATAATTTTAGGATTATTTGCGAAGGATGTAAATTCAGTATTGCAATGGATAGTCTCTGTTTTATATGGAAGTTATGTCGGTGCTAATATTTTAAAATGGCATTGGTGGAGGTTTAATGGCGAAGGTTTCTTTTGGGGTATGGTAGCAGGTTTAGTGTCTGCAGCGGTGATTCCAGAATTGTTTCCGGATGTGTTAGGTTTGTATCTATTTCCCTGGTTGCTATTGGCATCATTAATAGGTTCTGTAATTGGAACGTATTCTGCTCCGCCAACAGATGAAGCCGTTCTTAAAAAATTCTATAAAAATGTTAAACCGTGGGGGTTTTGGAAACCAATCCACGATAAATTACTAATTGAAGATCCTAATTTCAAAAAGAATGAAAGTTTTGGTATGGATATGTTTAATGTGCTAATAGGCATAACCGCACAGACAACGTTGGTAATTTTACCTATGTATATCATTTTTAGACAACAAACGCCAATTTATATTTCTCTTGTTGTTTTGGTAATATGTTTGGTGCTATTAAAGAAATTCTGGTGGAATAAATTAGAAGAAAAAATTGATTAA
- a CDS encoding SusC/RagA family TonB-linked outer membrane protein — translation MQKLKSKIIYCNVNRYYLLLLFGLLSQLIIAQSTISGVVSDSNGAPLPGVNIIEKGTLNGVSSDFDGNYQISVNKGTTLVYSFIGFKTQEILINGKSTIDITLEEDSNNLDEVVIIGYGSQKRSDINSAVSSVSSDDLKDLKQVSLDQMLQGKAAGVSVTSNSGAPGGAASIRIRGTTSLTGTNEPLYIIDGVPISGDATGKSTSGQPLVGKDGFSSTGGNGNNAVSPLSMINPNDIASVDILKDASATSIYGSRGANGVIIITTKSGKKGNGKIAYEGYTSIVKNYKDLDVMNLQEFAEHKTNLANLYGTEVRPEFSHPELLGEGTDWQNEVYRTAVAQNHQLSFSGRKEDINYYLSAGFLDQEGTIIGSGLKRYTARLNVDSKVKDWLKVGANLTTGITNEKVTVNQSFTGLISNTLLQSPDIPVRNSDGSFAGPPSADQSVTYYNPVAEALTRENKLIRKNFLGNIYAEITIFDGLKYRMELSGNTEFSQNEDFRPSYKWGSQVNLTADLDTRNQNWYSINFKNLLTYNKSIHKHSFTLLLGQEANDSHWEGIITSSNGFQTNENHTINLADVDNNTVTGYKGSASISSYFSRLIYSFDNRYSLTGSIRADTSSKFDPTTDNQTGIFKSIAGSWKLSNESFMEGFDKYIDNIKFRIGYGETGNQQIENNRYTALLAAQNSGLGSGFLVSNSPNPNLTWESLNQTNGGLDFTLFNSRLTASVDVYDKKSEGFLFQVPLPDYLTGGGGQYGGISAPYSNLGTMQNKGYEITLGLNLGDSKSFSWNSSLNYSHYSNNLISIQDGIVLTQQINTNGYQPVVVTNTIVGQPIGMFYGYVSEGIFDDMATLNAAPLQFGQPVGTGSGETYLGDYKYKDVSGPNGVPDGTVDALDKTLIGSPHPDFTFGFTNNFKYKNFDLSVFVQGTYGNDIMNLTRRQGTTNASLYENQFVEASNYWTETNTNTSIPRPISNTANTNLLISSRYLEDGSYLRIQNLTFGYTLPQDVLEKIKMSRIRIYGSAQNLYTLTNYSGYDPEIGSFNQSPLLTGIDNGRYPSPRTFSLGINVEF, via the coding sequence ATGCAAAAATTAAAATCAAAAATCATTTATTGTAATGTAAATCGCTATTACTTGCTATTATTATTTGGCTTATTAAGTCAATTAATTATAGCTCAAAGTACGATTAGCGGTGTTGTTTCAGATTCAAATGGTGCTCCGCTACCCGGAGTTAATATTATTGAAAAAGGAACCTTAAATGGGGTATCTTCAGATTTTGATGGAAACTATCAAATATCAGTAAATAAAGGTACCACCTTAGTTTATAGTTTCATCGGTTTTAAAACTCAAGAAATTTTAATTAACGGCAAATCAACTATTGATATTACCTTAGAAGAAGATTCTAATAACTTAGATGAGGTAGTCATAATTGGTTATGGGTCTCAGAAAAGATCAGACATTAACAGTGCCGTTTCTTCGGTAAGTTCAGATGATCTAAAAGATTTAAAACAAGTTTCATTAGATCAGATGCTACAAGGTAAGGCCGCTGGTGTTAGTGTGACTTCTAATTCTGGTGCACCAGGAGGAGCCGCTTCTATTAGAATTAGAGGAACCACTTCATTAACAGGCACAAACGAACCTCTTTATATTATAGATGGTGTACCTATTTCTGGTGATGCTACTGGAAAATCTACAAGTGGCCAACCACTAGTAGGTAAAGATGGCTTTTCATCAACTGGCGGAAATGGTAATAACGCCGTGAGTCCATTATCAATGATAAACCCTAATGATATCGCATCGGTAGACATCTTAAAAGATGCTTCAGCAACCTCTATTTATGGATCTAGAGGTGCAAATGGTGTAATTATTATTACAACAAAATCTGGAAAAAAAGGAAATGGTAAAATTGCTTACGAAGGGTATACTTCTATTGTAAAGAATTATAAAGACCTTGATGTAATGAATTTACAAGAGTTTGCTGAACATAAAACAAATTTAGCCAATCTATATGGAACCGAAGTTCGTCCAGAATTTTCACATCCAGAATTATTAGGAGAAGGAACTGATTGGCAAAACGAAGTATACAGAACCGCTGTTGCTCAAAACCATCAATTGTCTTTTTCAGGAAGAAAGGAAGATATAAATTATTACTTATCGGCAGGTTTCTTAGATCAAGAAGGTACAATTATAGGCTCGGGACTTAAAAGGTATACTGCTAGATTAAATGTTGACTCTAAGGTTAAAGATTGGCTAAAAGTTGGTGCCAATTTAACTACGGGTATAACGAATGAGAAGGTTACTGTTAACCAAAGTTTTACAGGTTTAATTAGTAATACTTTACTCCAATCTCCTGATATTCCGGTAAGAAATTCAGATGGTTCTTTTGCAGGACCACCAAGTGCAGACCAAAGTGTTACTTACTACAATCCCGTTGCTGAAGCACTTACAAGAGAAAATAAATTAATTAGGAAAAACTTTTTAGGGAATATTTATGCCGAAATAACAATTTTCGATGGCTTAAAATACAGAATGGAGCTATCTGGAAATACAGAATTTTCTCAAAATGAAGATTTTAGACCATCTTACAAATGGGGATCTCAAGTAAATCTTACTGCTGATTTAGATACAAGAAACCAAAACTGGTATTCAATAAACTTCAAAAACTTACTAACTTATAATAAGTCTATACATAAGCATAGTTTTACATTATTGTTAGGTCAAGAAGCGAATGACAGTCATTGGGAAGGTATCATAACATCTTCAAACGGTTTCCAGACAAATGAAAACCACACCATAAATTTAGCTGATGTAGATAACAATACCGTAACGGGTTATAAAGGTAGTGCCTCAATATCGTCCTATTTTAGTCGCCTTATTTACAGTTTTGACAATAGATATAGTTTAACAGGTTCTATAAGAGCTGATACATCTTCTAAATTTGACCCAACTACAGATAATCAAACTGGTATTTTTAAATCAATAGCTGGATCATGGAAATTATCAAATGAATCATTTATGGAAGGGTTTGATAAATATATAGATAATATAAAATTTAGAATTGGTTATGGTGAAACAGGAAATCAACAAATTGAAAACAACAGATACACCGCTCTTTTAGCGGCTCAAAATTCTGGATTAGGAAGCGGTTTTTTAGTTTCTAATTCTCCAAATCCTAATTTAACTTGGGAATCTTTAAATCAAACAAACGGTGGTCTCGATTTTACACTATTTAATTCAAGACTTACAGCCAGTGTTGATGTTTATGACAAAAAATCAGAAGGATTTTTATTCCAAGTGCCGTTACCGGATTACTTAACTGGTGGTGGAGGTCAATACGGTGGAATTTCAGCACCATACTCAAACCTTGGAACCATGCAGAACAAAGGTTATGAAATTACATTAGGATTAAATTTAGGTGATTCTAAAAGTTTTAGCTGGAATTCTTCATTGAACTATTCACACTATTCAAATAACCTAATTAGCATTCAAGACGGTATTGTGTTGACACAACAAATAAATACAAATGGCTATCAACCAGTAGTTGTCACAAATACCATCGTCGGTCAGCCAATAGGAATGTTTTACGGTTATGTTTCTGAGGGAATATTTGATGATATGGCCACTTTAAATGCTGCACCGTTGCAATTTGGACAACCTGTTGGAACCGGCTCTGGTGAAACTTATTTGGGCGATTATAAGTACAAGGATGTTAGTGGACCAAATGGTGTACCAGATGGTACCGTTGACGCATTAGATAAAACGTTGATTGGAAGCCCGCATCCAGATTTTACCTTTGGTTTTACAAATAACTTCAAGTATAAGAATTTTGATTTATCTGTATTTGTACAAGGAACTTATGGAAATGACATTATGAACTTAACCCGCAGACAAGGTACAACCAATGCATCATTATATGAAAATCAATTTGTTGAAGCTTCAAATTATTGGACTGAAACAAACACAAATACCAGCATCCCTAGACCAATTAGTAATACGGCAAATACAAATTTATTAATTTCTAGCCGTTATCTAGAAGATGGTTCTTATTTAAGAATTCAAAACTTAACTTTTGGTTATACTTTACCTCAAGACGTTTTAGAAAAAATAAAAATGTCCAGAATAAGAATTTATGGCTCTGCTCAGAACCTCTATACCCTTACTAATTATTCAGGGTATGACCCTGAAATTGGATCCTTTAATCAAAGTCCACTTCTTACAGGTATAGATAATGGAAGATACCCATCTCCAAGAACTTTTTCACTAGGTATAAACGTTGAATTTTAA
- a CDS encoding T9SS type A sorting domain-containing protein, whose translation MSKKKYILILVILMVLGVKAQNTIEVNCQNLFLSGTNLAWNQFSGDVGFGTNPNLTYFDNFFSEVKASGGNSVRWWLHTDAAFTPEIQTSGNITGLHHSLTNQQIIDQIKDVLDAAWSNNVLVNISLFSFDMLQDPTAKSWTDINYDGNLAFLKSSTNVQSYIDNALTPMVNGLKDHPALMSWEIFNEPEGMTSEFGWTPVRISMADVQMVVNKLTGAIHDADPEALVTNGTWSMLANTDKNISSNVNQKNYYSDAALIAAGGSDNGTLDFYQVHYYDWQSSSISPFHHPASYWELDKPVMVGEFHAAEAESLMTGFGYPVNATYDYLYDNGYFGAWGWQYKESTLWNAIEPQIKHMNVTNGSVIALDKDACNTAGISDFGLGSISVFPNPSVHKIQIKGLQGLGEVLVYSIDGKVIINEALENNQLDVSQLASGMYYLRISTENGSVSKKMVKE comes from the coding sequence ATGTCAAAAAAGAAATACATATTAATACTTGTAATTTTAATGGTTTTGGGGGTGAAAGCTCAGAATACTATTGAGGTAAACTGCCAAAATTTATTTTTAAGCGGAACAAATCTAGCATGGAATCAATTTAGTGGAGATGTTGGGTTTGGTACTAATCCAAACCTGACTTATTTTGATAATTTCTTTTCAGAAGTAAAGGCTTCAGGAGGTAATTCTGTGCGATGGTGGCTCCATACAGATGCAGCTTTTACTCCAGAGATACAAACAAGTGGCAATATTACTGGTTTACATCATTCATTAACAAATCAGCAAATTATAGATCAGATAAAAGATGTGTTAGACGCGGCGTGGTCAAATAATGTGCTGGTAAATATTAGTTTGTTTTCTTTTGATATGCTTCAAGACCCAACAGCTAAAAGTTGGACCGACATAAATTATGACGGTAACTTGGCATTTTTAAAATCATCGACTAATGTGCAATCCTATATAGATAATGCCTTAACCCCTATGGTTAATGGGTTAAAAGATCATCCAGCACTTATGAGTTGGGAGATTTTTAATGAACCAGAAGGAATGACTAGTGAATTTGGTTGGACGCCAGTTAGAATTTCGATGGCCGATGTTCAAATGGTAGTGAATAAATTAACGGGTGCAATTCACGATGCTGATCCTGAAGCTCTTGTTACCAATGGAACTTGGTCTATGTTAGCAAATACGGATAAAAATATTTCTTCAAATGTAAATCAGAAAAATTATTATTCAGATGCAGCGTTAATTGCAGCTGGAGGTTCTGATAATGGTACTTTAGATTTTTATCAAGTTCATTATTATGATTGGCAATCATCTTCTATTTCGCCATTTCATCATCCTGCAAGTTATTGGGAGTTAGATAAACCCGTTATGGTTGGTGAATTTCATGCGGCAGAAGCGGAGTCACTAATGACTGGGTTTGGTTATCCTGTAAATGCTACATATGATTACTTATATGATAATGGTTATTTTGGAGCATGGGGATGGCAATATAAAGAGTCTACACTTTGGAATGCTATAGAGCCTCAAATTAAGCATATGAATGTGACTAATGGAAGTGTAATAGCTCTTGATAAAGATGCTTGTAATACCGCTGGAATTAGTGATTTTGGACTTGGCTCTATTTCTGTCTTTCCAAACCCATCAGTACATAAAATTCAAATCAAAGGTTTGCAAGGATTAGGAGAGGTGCTCGTTTATTCTATCGATGGTAAAGTAATAATTAATGAAGCTTTAGAGAATAATCAACTGGATGTGTCTCAACTAGCATCAGGTATGTATTATTTGCGAATTTCAACAGAAAATGGAAGTGTATCTAAAAAAATGGTAAAGGAGTAA
- a CDS encoding glycoside hydrolase family 27 protein, whose translation MKKITIGIFVLLLCAHAHAQKFEGIAETPPLGWNSWNTFATNINEQLVKDIADKFVELGLKDAGYEYIVLDDGWMAKERDVNGNLIADPVKFPSGMKALADYIHSKGLKFGLYNCAGSKTCAGYPGSRGYEYQDARSYASWDVDYLKYDWCNTDKLNAEGAYITMRDAIKTAGRPMVFSICEWGDNKPWEWAKDVGHSWRVTGDIINCWDCEIGHGSWSSWGVWKIINMRNAIRKAAGPGHWNDYDMMEVGNGMTDAEDRSHFAMWSMLASPLIMGNDLRVASPQTIKTLTNKEVISVNQDNLGIQGFRFSNENKIEIWLKPLNKNSWAMCFVNMNDKPIEINFDWKKHNIGDDVNERNLDTKKDTYTIEDLFNHRNLGSTSKNLKGTIGVHDVLMIKLELK comes from the coding sequence ATGAAGAAAATAACAATCGGAATATTTGTCCTATTACTTTGTGCACATGCACACGCACAAAAATTTGAAGGCATAGCTGAAACACCTCCATTAGGTTGGAATAGCTGGAATACTTTTGCAACTAACATCAATGAACAATTGGTAAAAGATATTGCCGATAAGTTTGTTGAATTAGGTTTGAAAGATGCAGGTTATGAATATATTGTATTAGATGATGGATGGATGGCTAAGGAGCGAGATGTAAATGGAAATTTAATTGCCGATCCAGTAAAGTTTCCAAGTGGCATGAAAGCTTTAGCCGATTATATTCATTCAAAAGGACTTAAATTCGGATTGTACAATTGTGCCGGCTCTAAGACTTGTGCCGGGTATCCAGGCAGTAGAGGATATGAATATCAAGATGCCCGTTCATATGCCTCATGGGATGTTGACTATTTGAAATACGATTGGTGTAATACAGATAAATTAAATGCAGAAGGAGCTTATATTACGATGAGAGACGCCATAAAAACTGCAGGAAGACCAATGGTATTTAGCATTTGCGAATGGGGAGATAATAAGCCTTGGGAATGGGCAAAAGATGTTGGTCACTCTTGGAGAGTTACAGGAGATATTATCAATTGTTGGGATTGTGAAATTGGCCATGGGTCTTGGTCTTCATGGGGTGTATGGAAGATTATTAATATGCGTAATGCTATACGTAAGGCGGCTGGACCTGGTCATTGGAACGATTATGACATGATGGAAGTGGGCAATGGCATGACTGATGCCGAGGATCGAAGCCATTTTGCTATGTGGAGCATGTTGGCCTCACCTTTAATTATGGGTAATGATTTAAGAGTTGCTTCTCCCCAAACAATCAAAACACTAACAAACAAAGAAGTAATTTCAGTAAATCAAGACAACCTAGGCATACAAGGTTTTAGGTTTTCAAACGAAAACAAGATAGAAATTTGGTTAAAACCTTTAAATAAAAATTCCTGGGCAATGTGTTTTGTAAATATGAATGATAAACCAATTGAAATTAATTTTGATTGGAAAAAACATAACATTGGAGATGATGTTAATGAACGTAATTTGGATACTAAGAAAGATACTTATACTATTGAAGATCTATTTAACCATAGAAACTTAGGGAGTACATCTAAAAACTTAAAAGGCACAATTGGGGTGCATGATGTATTGATGATCAAACTAGAATTAAAATAG